The proteins below come from a single Manduca sexta isolate Smith_Timp_Sample1 unplaced genomic scaffold, JHU_Msex_v1.0 HiC_scaffold_2369, whole genome shotgun sequence genomic window:
- the LOC115446915 gene encoding LOW QUALITY PROTEIN: BTB/POZ domain-containing protein KCTD3 (The sequence of the model RefSeq protein was modified relative to this genomic sequence to represent the inferred CDS: inserted 2 bases in 1 codon), translating into MSKYQEIVNLNVGGTRFSTSWHTLTWVPDTFFTALLSGRIPTVRDENGAIFIDRDPNLFGLILNFLRTRDIDLNDVNIRALRHECDYFGITPLSRRLALCDEMNHSSCGDVLFYGYLPPSLNTSISNSNNGRNGNSCSRKNSTASSTEVPVNRTHSRNSSLDLRTVGRIPSQDQLSRCGRGHSRAASLGNADCHKGHRPPEMNTWSDSMKVQIIKAHHNWIAVAFTHYVTGYRLTDSCGWYVVFQSPVQESVIERIALNAKTGGGGGGSSGNNSTGTDVMLGIASGPFVRLWAFXTHSEPTRMTLIGTFNLGVRVEHLLFVGPQLVALSGAASRSKAGVWHTSTQHWQTQDVAHLTTYDTAGSFLLLGTATGAINYIDMQKFPLRMKDNDLLVTQLYKDPNQEPITAISVYLTPKTDLCGNWIEIAYGTRYGSVRVIVQHPETVGHGPQLFQTFTVHQSPITKVSLSENYLISVCSEYNHVRSWRVTRFRGMISTQPGTTPNAAFKVLALEAPTAQPHNDCGPYGEQDEEQIFIQKVVPDTDTLYVMACFKWGVHDPLSGRVGGVVLRGGGRCEGALRPRRLLLCGHRSGAAQMWDLTAPIDRAAGRRRPAPPPPAKGDESPTADGGPTPDELVRLLSSV; encoded by the exons ATGTCTAAGTACCAGGAGATTGTAAATTTAAACGTCGGTGGAACAAG aTTCTCAACATCATGgcacacacttacatgggtGCCAGACACATTTTTCACAGCCCTACTGAGTGGCCGCATCCCCACAGTCAGAGATGAAAATGGGGCAATCTTCATAGACAGAGACCCAAACTTATTTGGTTTGATACTGAACTTTCTAAGGACCCGTGATATAGACCTTAATGATGTAAACATAAGAGCTTTGCGGCATGAATGTGATTACTTTGGCATCACTCCTCTCAGTAGAAGGCTGGCATTGTGTGATGAGATGAATCACTCCTCTTGTGGTGATGTTTTGTTCTATGGATACCTACCACCATCAT TAAACACATCCATCAGTAACAGCAACAATGGAAGGAACGGTAACAGTTGCTCAAGGAAGAACTCCACAGCATCAAGCACAGAGGTACCAGTCAACAGGACACATTCCAGGAACTCCTCGCTTGACCTGCGCACTGTCGGAAGAATACCTTCACAGGACCAATTAAG TCGATGCGGTAGAGGACACTCAAGAGCCGCTTCTCTCGGCAATGCAGACTGTCACAAAGGCCACAGACCGCCTGAAA TGAACACATGGTCAGACAGTATGaaagtacaaataataaaagcaCATCACAATTGGATAGCTGTTGCATTCACACATTATGTCACAGGATACAG attgaCAGACTCATGCGGCTGGTACGTTGTATTCCAATCGCCGGTCCAGGAGTCAGTTATTGAGAGGATAGCGTTGAACGCGAAGactggcggcggcggcggcggttcCAGCGGTAACAACTCGACCGGCACTGACGTCATGCTCGGTATCGCGAGCGGGCCGTTTGTGAGACTGTGGGCCTT TACGCATAGCGAGCCCACTAGGATGACGCTCATTG GTACTTTCAACCTCGGTGTCCGCGTAGAACATCTTCTGTTCGTGGGCCCTCAGCTAGTGGCGCTGAGCGGCGCCGCGAGTCGCAGCAAGGCCGGCGTGTGGCACACCAGCACGCAACACTGGCAGACGCAGGATGTAGCGCATCTCACTACGTACGACACTGCCGGCTCGTTCCTACTCCTCGGCACTGCTACGGGAGCTATTAATTATATAG ATATGCAAAAGTTCCCACTGCGAATGAAGGACAACGATCTTCTCGTCACGCAACTGTACAAAGACCCTAACCAAGAACCAATCACAGCTATATCTGTATACCTCACACCAA AAACAGATTTATGCGGCAACTGGATCGAGATAGCGTACGGCACGCGCTACGGCTCCGTTCGCGTGATCGTGCAACATCCGGAGACGGTGGGGCACGGCCCACAACTGTTCCAGACGTTTACAGTGCATCAGAGTCCTATTACTAAG GTATCTCTATCAGAGAACTACTTGATTTCGGTGTGCAGCGAGTACAACCACGTGCGTTCGTGGCGCGTGACGCGGTTCCGCGGCATGATATCTACGCAGCCCGGCACCACGCCCAACGCCGCCTTCAAAGTGCTGGCATTAGAGGCGCCTACTGCTCAACCACATAACGACTGCG GTCCATATGGCGAACAGGACGAGGAGCAAATATTCATTCAAAAAGTGGTACCAGATACGGATACATTATATGTAATGGCTTGCTTCAAATG GGGTGTGCACGATCCGCTCAGTGGACGGGTCGGCGGTGTCGTGCTTCGTGGTGGTGGGAGGTGCGAGGGCGCGCTGCGGCCGCGCCGCCTGCTGCTGTGCGGCCACCGCTCCGGCGCCGCGCAGATGTGGGACCTCACCGCGCCCATCGACCGCGCCGCCGGCCGCCGCCGCccagcgccgccgccaccg GCGAAGGGAGACGAATCCCCGACAGCCGACGGCGGTCCAACCCCCGACGAGCTAGTCCGCTTGTTGTCAAGCGTGTGA
- the LOC119188408 gene encoding LOW QUALITY PROTEIN: dolichyl-diphosphooligosaccharide--protein glycosyltransferase subunit STT3B-like (The sequence of the model RefSeq protein was modified relative to this genomic sequence to represent the inferred CDS: inserted 1 base in 1 codon) has product MPSTAVPKSNNGQNRGIFKNTAGSSTLITVTVLSLAWLAGFASRLFAVIRFESIIHEFDPWFNYRSTAYMVQHGFYNFLNWFDERAWYPLGRIVGGTVYPGLMITSGTIHWILHALNIPIHIRDICVFLAPVFSGLTAIATYLLTSELWSRGAGLFAACFIAIVPGYSSRSVAGSYDNEGIAIFALQFTYYLWLKSVKSGSIFWSICTALSYFYMVSAWGGYVFIINLIPLHVFVLLIMGRFSQRLFVSYSVFYIVGLLLSMQIPFVGFQPIRTSEHMAASGVFALLMAIGALKYLHSLNPKGQWKQLLILGGMLAAAAVFLVVVLLTYMGVIAPWSGRFYSLWDTAYAKIHIPIIASVSEHQPTTWSSFFFDLHVLVCTFPVGLWYCIKNINDERVFMALYALSAVYFAGVMVRLMLTLTPVVCVLSGIAFSILLDLVLKEDDQPVLTVENDESKNLYDKAGKLKKRTHETVPPPDNGLGMNVRSGTLIAFMILLMLFSVHCTWATSNAYSSPSIVLASYGNDGSRKILDDFREAYGWLSQNTAEDARVMSWWDYGYQIAGMGNRTTLVDNNTWNNSHIALVGKAMASNESAAYEIMTMLDVDYVLVIFGGAIGYSGDDINKFIWMVRIAXGEHPKDIHEADYFTERGEYRIDTEASKTMLNCLMYKLSYYRYDSGGSPPGYDRTRGALPGNRGFKLTYLEEAYTTEHWLVRIYRVKKPDEFNRPRLPLAKRTVPTSNTISKR; this is encoded by the exons ATGCCGTCCACCGCCGTTCCGAAGTCTAATAATGGCCAAAATAGgggtatatttaaaaacactgcCGGCAGTAGCACGCTCATCACTGTTACGGTATTGTCACTGGCTTGGCTGGCCGGCTTCGCGTCCCGGCTTTTCGCTGTGATACGTTTCGAAAGTATAATTCATGAGTTCGATCCTTG GTTTAACTATCGCTCCACAGCGTATATGGTACAGCATGGTTTCTATAATTTCCTCAACTGGTTCGATGAGCGCGCGTGGTACCCCCTGGGTCGAATTGTGGGGGGGACCGTATACCCTGGTCTAATGATCACGTCAGGCACCATACACTGGATATTGCACGCGCTAAATATCCCCATTCACATTAGAGATATTTGCGTTTTCCTAGCACCGGTGTTCAG TGGTCTAACTGCAATAGCAACATATCTTCTGACGTCTGAACTGTGGTCTCGTGGAGCGGGGCTGTTTGCAGCATGTTTTATAGCCATAGTGCCTGGGTACAGCAGTAGATCAGTTGCGGGAAGCTATGACAATGAAGGCATAGCTATTTTCGCACTTCAGTTCACATACTACCTCTGGCTTAAGAGTGTCAAAAGCGGGTCCATATTCTGGTCAATTTGTACAGCATTATCTTATTTCTACATG gtgtcAGCATGGGGTGGCTATGTGTTCATCATCAATTTGATACCACTTCACGTATTTGTGTTGCTGATCATGGGCCGTTTCTCTCAAAGACTGTTTGTCAGTTATTCTGTTTTCTATATAGTTGGACTGTTGTTGTCAATGCAGATACCCTTTGTCGGTTTCCAACCGATACGTACAAGTGAACACATGGCAGCGTCTG gtGTGTTTGCGCTGTTAATGGCTATTGGTGCTCTCAAGTACCTGCACAGTTTGAACCCTAAGGGACAATGGAAGCAGTTGTTGATACTGGGCGGCATGCTGGCTGCTGCGGCCGTGTTCCTTGTTGTAGTTCTGTTGACGTACATGGGTGTTATTGCTCCTTGGAGTGGACG GTTTTACTCGCTATGGGACACGGCGTATGCCAAAATCCACATCCCGATCATAGCGTCGGTGTCTGAACATCAGCCGACCACGTGGTCGTCTTTCTTCTTCGACCTGCACGTGTTGGTGTGCACCTTCCCCGTCGGCCTGTGGTATTGCATCAAGAACATTAATGATGAGAGAGT gttTA TGGCCCTGTACGCGTTAAGTGCGGTATACTTCGCCGGCGTGATGGTCCGCCTGATGCTGACGCTGACGCCGGTGGTGTGCGTGCTGTCGGGCATCGCGTTCTCGATCCTGCTCGACCTGGTGCTCAAGGAGGACGACCAGCCCGTGCTCACTGTAGAGAACGACGAGTCCAAGAATCTATATGATAAG GCTGGCAAGCTAAAGAAGCGTACACACGAGACGGTGCCGCCGCCTGACAACGGGCTCGGCATGAACGTGCGCTCGGGCACGCTCATCGCGTTCATGATCCTGCTGATGTTGTTCTCCGTGCACTGCACGTGGGCGACGTCCAACGCGTACTCCAGCCCAAGTATCGTGCTGGCCAGCTATGGGAATGATGG ATCTCGTAAAATCCTCGACGACTTCAGGGAAGCATACGGCTGGCTGTCTCAGAACACGGCGGAAGACGCTAGAGTCATGTCCTGGTGGGATTATGGATATCAG ATAGCAGGAATGGGCAACCGCACAACACTAGTGGACAACAACACGTGGAACAACTCCCACATAGCTCTCGTGGGCAAGGCGATGGCGAGCAACGAGAGTGCCGCCTACGAGATCATGACCATGCTCGACGTGGACTACGTGCTCGTGATCTTCGGCGGCGCCATCGGGTACTCCGGCGACGACATCAACAAGTTCATATGGATGGTGCGCATCG GAGGAGAGCATCCTAAGGATATACAT GAAGCGGATTACTTTACTGAGAGAGGCGAATACAGGATAGACACAGAAGCGTCCAAAACAATGTTGAATTGTCTAATGTacaaattatcatattatag ATACGATAGTGGCGGCAGTCCGCCCGGCTACGACAGAACGCGCGGCGCGCTGCCGGGCAACAGGGGGTTCAAGCTCACGTACTTAGAGGAGGCGTACACCACCGAGCACTGGCTTGTGAGAATATACAG aGTTAAAAAACCAGACGAGTTCAATCGTCCGCGACTGCCTTTAGCGAAACGTACAGTACCAACAAGCAATACTATTTCTAAAAGGTAA